A single region of the Pseudomonas mandelii genome encodes:
- a CDS encoding XRE family transcriptional regulator — protein MAKKFAELEARMTPESRARAESIYEQHIKEMPLHELRQAKALSQATLAETLHINQAAISKMERRTDMYISTLRNYIRAMGGELEIIATFPDGQVKIENFAG, from the coding sequence ATGGCTAAGAAATTTGCCGAACTCGAAGCGCGGATGACACCCGAATCCCGGGCACGCGCCGAGTCGATTTATGAACAACATATCAAGGAAATGCCGTTGCACGAATTGCGTCAGGCCAAAGCCCTCAGCCAGGCCACGCTTGCGGAAACGCTGCATATCAATCAGGCGGCGATTTCAAAGATGGAGCGTCGCACGGATATGTACATCAGTACTTTACGTAACTACATACGCGCGATGGGCGGCGAACTCGAAATCATCGCCACTTTTCCAGATGGCCAGGTAAAGATCGAAAATTTCGCTGGGTGA